A DNA window from Pseudoalteromonas spongiae UST010723-006 contains the following coding sequences:
- a CDS encoding MltA domain-containing protein, translating to MKFNVLLSFLVCAIYSTHLFANAFSISKQTPPTSLKINTDSDKLCQVADNTLAYRALGNAYDPAVIHANKLSQFGITEKDIERTLKSLCEFAKHDDMNNTHQLTNFEFLTKHYDFYRISSDTKHAKKLSNKKPLLKNLTADKVLMTKYYVHLASGSDSKTSETPFPLYALPFDEHHLSLEEANTKKHLTRFKYGKQAILGGVIDAKKLAKPLVYLSREDIESALLQGTIVVDIKGQQRVYNVHRNNGIAYDRAIKPYLQNRYWYFKQVDGILGYGKDADHKIEVLPEVTFAGDIYQLGLGALVFAQFDFKSHSEYRMAVMADTGGAFENNLYQLDYLAGSYPGINAYYDANRHMPDYIDAWFMVLKGDAQ from the coding sequence ATGAAGTTTAATGTTCTACTTTCTTTTCTAGTGTGCGCTATATACTCAACTCACCTGTTCGCGAATGCTTTTTCAATTAGCAAACAAACACCGCCAACAAGCCTTAAAATTAATACTGACAGCGATAAGCTTTGTCAGGTTGCAGATAATACCCTTGCCTATCGTGCACTGGGTAACGCATACGATCCCGCGGTGATCCATGCAAATAAACTTTCGCAATTTGGGATTACTGAAAAAGACATCGAACGAACGCTTAAATCACTGTGTGAATTTGCTAAACACGATGATATGAATAATACCCATCAGCTGACAAACTTTGAGTTTCTAACGAAACATTATGATTTCTATCGTATTAGTTCAGACACAAAACATGCGAAAAAACTAAGTAACAAAAAACCATTACTTAAAAATCTCACCGCCGATAAAGTGTTAATGACAAAATACTATGTGCATTTAGCGAGCGGCAGTGACAGCAAAACAAGCGAAACACCGTTTCCACTTTATGCGCTGCCGTTTGATGAACACCATTTATCACTAGAAGAAGCAAATACAAAAAAACACCTAACGCGATTCAAATACGGTAAACAAGCTATTTTAGGTGGTGTGATTGACGCCAAAAAGCTAGCAAAACCGCTTGTTTATTTGTCACGAGAAGATATAGAGTCAGCACTGTTACAAGGTACTATCGTTGTTGATATTAAGGGACAGCAGCGTGTTTACAATGTGCATCGCAATAACGGCATTGCCTACGACCGAGCAATTAAGCCATATTTACAAAATCGTTACTGGTACTTTAAACAAGTAGATGGCATTTTAGGCTATGGCAAAGACGCAGACCATAAAATTGAAGTATTACCGGAAGTAACGTTTGCGGGTGATATTTATCAACTCGGGCTGGGCGCATTAGTTTTTGCGCAATTTGATTTTAAAAGTCATAGCGAATACCGAATGGCAGTGATGGCCGATACCGGTGGCGCGTTTGAAAATAACTTGTATCAGCTGGACTATTTAGCAGGCAGTTACCCAGGCATTAACGCCTATTACGATGCAAACCGACATATGCCGGATTATATTGACGCGTGGTTTATGGTGTTAAAAGGAGATGCACAATGA
- a CDS encoding DUF3080 family protein, with the protein MDYHARLNTQLTLPELSPYQDSKKLVLPTFSNIDASTIGILQLNKLQHCQLGQLIAERNSQLGKVSGPSSEFVYNVRFIQMVPNCVTTLNDAELTKQLNEVKQQKADLLFTYWEKMLFLDKQLASLYLPVSYSLLDVNQTQKQHTLNTLNYLASVKSALVNQEFNQINSAELEAHLATLFKNSYLPSLLRALYEQIFILQQQNKALESVSFNDICKTGHNNQSATVLTNIFSKFYGSKIQGYHNYLLQEYMQVKPALLGLWQNQNQQPYKSDLKIHPLSLDTSLKHYSVTHVTWWQQLYKRCNIQPG; encoded by the coding sequence TTGGATTACCACGCACGCTTAAATACACAGCTCACGTTACCCGAGCTTAGCCCCTATCAAGACAGTAAAAAGTTGGTTTTACCAACCTTTTCCAACATCGATGCTAGCACTATTGGCATTCTACAACTTAATAAGTTACAGCATTGCCAATTAGGTCAATTGATTGCTGAGCGCAATTCACAGCTGGGGAAAGTCAGCGGTCCAAGCAGCGAGTTTGTATATAACGTGCGTTTTATCCAGATGGTACCTAATTGTGTTACAACACTTAACGACGCTGAGCTTACAAAGCAGCTCAACGAAGTAAAACAACAAAAAGCTGACTTGCTGTTTACTTATTGGGAAAAAATGCTGTTTTTAGACAAGCAACTTGCCTCGCTTTATTTACCTGTATCTTATTCACTGCTCGATGTTAACCAAACGCAAAAGCAACACACACTTAATACCTTAAATTATTTAGCGAGCGTTAAAAGCGCGTTGGTAAATCAAGAATTTAACCAAATAAACAGCGCTGAATTAGAAGCGCATTTAGCAACACTATTCAAAAACAGCTATTTGCCAAGTTTGTTGCGAGCTTTGTACGAACAAATTTTTATACTGCAGCAACAAAATAAAGCACTCGAATCTGTATCGTTTAACGATATTTGTAAAACCGGACATAACAATCAAAGCGCCACCGTACTAACAAATATTTTTAGCAAATTCTATGGCAGCAAAATTCAAGGCTATCACAACTATCTGTTGCAGGAATATATGCAAGTAAAGCCTGCATTACTTGGCCTTTGGCAAAATCAGAACCAACAACCTTACAAAAGTGATTTAAAAATTCATCCGCTTTCGCTCGATACCAGCCTTAAGCACTATTCAGTTACGCATGTTACTTGGTGGCAACAACTGTATAAACGCTGCAACATTCAACCAGGCTAA
- a CDS encoding MATE family efflux transporter, with translation MTFNVFEARFILRLAIPVFIAQVTMILMGVVDTVMAGQVSAYDLAALAIALGIWNPVLLTLLGVLLALTGMVAQNFGAKKLFAIRHDMYQGFYLALLLAALGLALIFFVDIPLSYIKMEPEVAGLALGYISYVKWGLLGFLIYNVLRCVCEGMAYTKPAVYIAAIGLAINIPANYIFIHGKFGIDAYGSAGCGIATAIVYWSMAFSLFIYMLYSKRLKGRFLFSRAIKPHFATQLTITKLGTPIALAHFFEVTLFACIPLFIAPLGAIAVSGHQVAASVSTVLFMIPLSLALAICIRVGNLTGQKNYAAVKSTVSTSLLLALMISTLVALITFLSRSVIGSVYSDNSEVIALASAILILACFYQLPDALQVAATGILRGLKYTAPISYITFISYWLIGFSLGYVLALTDLIVEPMGPEGFWLGIIVGLSTAAVLLIYTVRKRLANAPFNNA, from the coding sequence ATGACCTTTAATGTTTTTGAAGCGAGATTTATTCTTCGCTTGGCTATCCCTGTTTTTATTGCCCAAGTTACCATGATTTTAATGGGCGTTGTGGATACCGTAATGGCGGGACAAGTAAGTGCCTATGATTTAGCAGCGCTTGCCATTGCGTTAGGTATTTGGAACCCAGTTTTACTGACACTACTGGGTGTCTTATTAGCTTTAACGGGTATGGTAGCGCAAAACTTTGGGGCAAAGAAGCTATTTGCAATTCGCCATGATATGTATCAAGGGTTTTACTTAGCTTTGCTGCTTGCGGCACTTGGTTTAGCACTCATATTCTTTGTTGATATTCCGCTTTCTTATATCAAAATGGAACCGGAAGTAGCAGGTCTTGCTCTTGGTTATATTAGCTATGTTAAATGGGGCTTACTTGGCTTTTTAATTTACAATGTACTTCGCTGTGTCTGTGAAGGTATGGCATACACCAAGCCTGCGGTTTACATTGCCGCAATTGGCTTAGCAATTAATATTCCCGCCAACTATATTTTCATTCACGGTAAATTCGGTATCGACGCCTACGGCAGCGCTGGCTGCGGAATCGCCACGGCTATTGTGTATTGGTCAATGGCGTTCAGTTTGTTTATTTATATGCTGTATTCAAAACGCCTAAAAGGTCGTTTTCTATTTTCTCGCGCAATTAAACCACACTTTGCTACACAGCTAACGATTACCAAGCTTGGCACACCCATTGCCCTTGCACACTTTTTTGAAGTAACGCTATTTGCCTGTATTCCACTTTTTATTGCACCGCTTGGGGCTATTGCGGTATCAGGTCACCAAGTGGCTGCAAGTGTATCAACGGTATTATTTATGATCCCATTAAGCCTTGCGCTCGCCATTTGCATTCGTGTTGGTAATCTTACCGGACAAAAAAACTATGCCGCAGTAAAAAGTACCGTATCAACTAGTTTGTTATTAGCATTGATGATTTCAACACTAGTAGCGCTTATTACGTTCTTGTCACGTAGCGTGATCGGTAGTGTTTACAGTGATAATAGCGAAGTGATCGCCCTCGCCAGCGCGATTTTAATTTTGGCGTGTTTTTATCAATTACCCGATGCGCTGCAAGTCGCTGCAACAGGTATTTTACGTGGCTTAAAGTACACCGCGCCTATTTCGTATATTACGTTTATATCGTACTGGTTAATCGGTTTTAGTTTAGGTTACGTATTAGCATTAACTGATTTAATTGTTGAGCCTATGGGACCAGAAGGCTTTTGGCTCGGCATTATTGTTGGTTTATCAACCGCAGCCGTTTTATTAATTTATACCGTGAGGAAACGTCTTGCTAACGCGCCATTTAATAACGCTTAG
- a CDS encoding riboflavin synthase: MFTGIVQTKASVVSVSKSGEIMRLVLSTPNAYLNHLDIGASISINGCCLTVVEYELGHKDVVGQVHFDVIDETLKLTNLGKLKQGEKVNFERSVTFGTELGGHIVSGHIHTVAKLTRIEREQDNCAMFLSLPEKWLKYINYKGFISVNGCSLTVGEVTHNGFYLHLIPETLEVTNLGLAHIGSEFNIEVDQQTYTIVETIERYMKAKGL, from the coding sequence ATGTTTACTGGTATTGTACAAACAAAGGCGTCGGTGGTATCTGTTTCCAAAAGTGGTGAAATTATGCGTCTAGTTTTGTCTACTCCCAACGCATATTTAAATCATTTGGACATTGGTGCGAGCATTTCAATCAATGGTTGTTGTCTTACTGTGGTGGAATACGAGCTCGGTCATAAAGACGTAGTTGGCCAAGTGCATTTTGATGTGATCGACGAAACCTTGAAGCTCACTAACTTAGGTAAATTAAAACAAGGCGAAAAAGTAAACTTTGAACGCTCGGTTACCTTTGGTACTGAGTTGGGCGGACATATTGTCTCTGGGCATATTCACACCGTTGCTAAGCTTACGCGTATTGAACGTGAGCAAGATAACTGCGCAATGTTTCTTTCGTTACCGGAAAAATGGCTCAAATACATTAACTACAAAGGCTTTATTAGTGTAAACGGCTGCAGCTTAACGGTTGGCGAAGTTACTCACAACGGATTTTATCTACACCTAATTCCAGAAACGCTAGAAGTAACCAATTTGGGTCTTGCACACATTGGTAGCGAATTTAATATCGAGGTGGACCAACAAACCTATACTATTGTTGAAACTATCGAACGTTATATGAAAGCGAAAGGTCTCTAA
- a CDS encoding CPXCG motif-containing cysteine-rich protein — protein sequence MRDHKFQRITCPHCGNHVDVELDTTLGDQEYYEDCAACCNPIHLNMHINRIYNKVELSVDSDDEQVF from the coding sequence ATGAGAGACCATAAATTTCAACGGATCACTTGCCCGCATTGTGGCAATCATGTCGATGTAGAACTTGATACAACACTCGGCGACCAAGAATACTACGAAGACTGTGCAGCCTGTTGCAATCCTATCCATTTAAATATGCACATAAATAGGATTTACAACAAAGTGGAACTCAGTGTCGACAGTGATGACGAACAGGTTTTTTAA
- a CDS encoding fructosamine kinase family protein produces the protein MWNALITELSKTLHCNLAISNKIQLSNSGDDLLYKLSDDKQSFFVKVASKDKLDNFEQERIGLNTLTKESTFYVADSLLVGQSNEFAYHVIEWLDLDDGRETDWYHFGVTLAELHKKHQQQMFGFDLDNYIGLTAQPNEWHKKWDTFFAEQRIGFQLQLLAEKRIHLVDIDRFVDLIKQILHTHRCQPSLLHGDLWRGNVGFCQHKPSVFDPACYYGDREADIAMTELFGKFHHDFYVGYQDTYPLPETYQERKHIYNLYHVLNHGNIFGNQYIEDAHMQVVKIQQRYGLD, from the coding sequence ATGTGGAATGCCCTAATCACCGAACTGTCAAAAACCCTACATTGTAACCTCGCTATATCGAACAAAATTCAACTGTCGAACTCTGGAGATGATCTGCTTTATAAACTTTCAGATGATAAACAGAGTTTTTTTGTTAAAGTCGCAAGTAAAGACAAACTCGATAACTTTGAACAAGAACGCATTGGTTTAAACACCCTTACCAAAGAAAGCACTTTTTACGTTGCCGATTCGCTGCTTGTCGGTCAAAGTAATGAGTTTGCCTACCATGTAATTGAATGGCTTGATTTAGATGACGGCAGAGAAACCGATTGGTATCACTTTGGTGTGACATTAGCTGAACTTCATAAAAAACATCAACAACAAATGTTTGGCTTTGATTTAGATAACTACATAGGTTTAACTGCTCAGCCTAATGAGTGGCATAAAAAATGGGATACTTTTTTTGCCGAACAGCGAATTGGTTTTCAACTGCAACTGCTGGCGGAAAAACGCATTCATTTGGTGGATATTGACCGCTTTGTCGATTTAATAAAGCAAATACTGCATACCCATCGTTGTCAGCCATCATTACTGCATGGTGATTTATGGCGAGGCAATGTAGGCTTTTGCCAACACAAACCGAGCGTGTTTGACCCAGCATGCTATTATGGCGACCGCGAAGCCGATATTGCTATGACCGAGCTGTTTGGCAAATTTCACCATGATTTTTATGTTGGCTATCAAGATACCTATCCACTGCCCGAAACTTACCAAGAAAGAAAGCATATTTATAACTTGTACCACGTGCTTAATCATGGAAATATTTTTGGTAATCAATATATTGAAGATGCGCATATGCAAGTTGTTAAAATCCAGCAACGATATGGTCTAGACTAG
- a CDS encoding DUF3718 domain-containing protein, protein MKILAAALISTTLFASVNASADTQFVAADNSPGTALCMAMTTNKPLKLHRELKETYLKKHSLADKLTCNDMSLAKFANTYGLNRTGKYLNLEVKTSTSIQDLAMAKKQIIYVSGSK, encoded by the coding sequence ATGAAAATTTTAGCAGCAGCACTTATTAGCACCACCCTTTTCGCTTCAGTAAACGCATCTGCAGATACACAATTTGTCGCAGCAGATAATTCGCCGGGTACTGCGCTTTGTATGGCAATGACAACAAACAAACCGCTTAAACTACATCGTGAACTTAAAGAAACTTATCTTAAAAAGCATTCACTGGCGGATAAACTAACTTGTAATGATATGTCGCTGGCGAAATTTGCAAATACATATGGCCTTAACCGCACTGGCAAATATTTAAACTTAGAAGTTAAAACATCAACCAGTATTCAAGACTTAGCAATGGCGAAAAAACAAATCATCTATGTTTCAGGCAGCAAGTAA
- the cobO gene encoding cob(I)yrinic acid a,c-diamide adenosyltransferase, producing MSDKFEQHQKRQEKIKKAVDEKVAKATIEKGLFLVITGNGKGKSTSAFGTVARAVGHGQKAAVAQFVKGGWECGERNLLENAGATFFVMSTGFTWETQNRESDTQAAQAVWQDIKQCLSDDTIDLVVLDEITYMINYDYIDLDDVLMAIAKRPKEQSVIVTGRAAHRKLEELADTVSEVRNVKHAFENGVKARKGIDW from the coding sequence ATGTCAGATAAATTTGAACAACATCAAAAGCGTCAAGAAAAAATCAAAAAAGCGGTCGATGAGAAAGTTGCCAAAGCAACCATAGAGAAAGGACTATTTCTCGTTATCACTGGTAATGGCAAAGGGAAGTCGACCAGTGCGTTTGGCACGGTTGCACGTGCTGTAGGTCATGGGCAAAAAGCAGCTGTAGCACAATTTGTTAAAGGCGGCTGGGAGTGTGGTGAGCGCAATTTACTTGAAAATGCCGGCGCCACTTTTTTTGTTATGTCGACAGGCTTCACTTGGGAAACGCAAAACCGAGAATCAGATACACAAGCCGCGCAAGCTGTGTGGCAAGACATCAAACAGTGTTTATCAGATGACACCATAGATTTGGTCGTACTTGATGAAATCACCTACATGATTAATTACGACTATATTGACCTTGATGACGTACTAATGGCAATTGCCAAACGCCCAAAAGAGCAATCCGTGATTGTGACCGGTCGCGCAGCACACCGTAAGTTAGAAGAGCTCGCTGACACAGTCTCCGAAGTACGTAATGTCAAACATGCCTTTGAAAACGGCGTTAAAGCGCGTAAAGGCATCGACTGGTAA
- the cobS gene encoding adenosylcobinamide-GDP ribazoletransferase yields the protein MTLQHEIALFKLALSFLTRIPIHIDDYSDDKLNKASGYFPLVGVFIGCLLGLCVYLLQLVLPISVSVVLVIIIGLLLTGGFHEDGLADIADGFGGAFDAHRKLEIMKDSRLGTYGTLALISLFAIKYQTLVATSHIVMALIAAHGISRAFATSIIGTCPYVTEDTISKVKPIAKHLPSSAQNRLWLTFCVLCAVLFLYGMSLLKLIALFVTCFAVRSVLIAWFKKHINGYTGDCLGAAQQIFEVLIYCLVLLFLE from the coding sequence ATGACGCTACAACATGAAATCGCGTTATTTAAGTTAGCGCTCAGCTTTTTAACGCGTATTCCCATTCATATAGACGACTACAGTGATGACAAACTCAACAAGGCGTCTGGTTATTTTCCGCTAGTTGGCGTATTTATTGGGTGTTTACTCGGGTTATGTGTTTACCTTTTACAACTTGTGTTGCCAATTAGCGTATCGGTTGTGCTTGTAATAATAATTGGTTTATTACTTACGGGCGGTTTTCATGAAGATGGCCTAGCAGATATTGCCGATGGCTTTGGCGGTGCATTCGATGCCCATAGAAAACTGGAAATTATGAAAGACTCACGCCTTGGCACCTATGGTACACTAGCTCTGATTTCGCTGTTTGCAATCAAGTATCAAACCCTCGTTGCAACAAGTCATATTGTCATGGCATTAATCGCAGCACATGGTATTAGCCGTGCATTTGCCACTAGTATTATTGGCACATGCCCTTATGTCACAGAAGACACCATAAGCAAAGTAAAACCAATTGCCAAACACTTGCCAAGCAGCGCTCAGAACCGTTTATGGCTTACCTTTTGTGTACTATGTGCTGTGTTATTTTTGTATGGCATGAGTTTACTAAAGCTTATAGCACTCTTTGTGACCTGTTTCGCGGTTCGCAGCGTACTTATCGCTTGGTTTAAAAAACACATTAATGGCTATACCGGAGATTGTTTGGGCGCGGCTCAGCAAATTTTCGAAGTATTGATATATTGCTTAGTTTTATTATTTTTGGAATAA
- the cobT gene encoding nicotinate-nucleotide--dimethylbenzimidazole phosphoribosyltransferase, whose product MSTSNNIADTIQNTINGKIKPLGSLGKIEQLAAQIATLHLTPSSENSLSILNPTLLVFAGDHGIAKHNISIAPSDVTTLMVSCFLSGQAAINSFIKSTNWQLKVVDCGIQTQLPTHNNLINARLGNVCGDISVEPALTETQFDEARLHSEKLLQQLDTNLIAFGEMGIGNTSPASAIFAKLFKLPVENVVGHGTGIDQQQFNNKRLLISKAVKRVDSDQPLEILRQLGSFEIATMTFTMLEASIHNKLILVDGFIVTSAAAIALAIKPSIRTNLVFAHKSNESAHGQMLDKLAVEPLLDLSLRLGEGTGAALCLGLIEAAVNFYNEMASFEDLGIAL is encoded by the coding sequence ATGTCTACCAGCAACAATATTGCCGACACAATTCAAAACACCATTAACGGTAAGATTAAACCGTTAGGCTCGCTTGGTAAAATAGAACAACTTGCAGCGCAAATCGCTACGCTACACCTTACCCCTAGCAGTGAAAATTCATTATCTATTCTAAATCCTACGTTACTTGTGTTTGCTGGTGACCATGGTATTGCTAAACACAATATCAGTATTGCCCCAAGTGACGTTACCACGTTGATGGTGAGTTGCTTTTTAAGCGGGCAAGCTGCGATCAATAGCTTTATAAAGTCAACAAATTGGCAATTAAAGGTAGTCGATTGCGGTATTCAGACCCAATTACCAACGCATAATAATTTAATAAACGCGCGCTTAGGTAATGTTTGTGGTGATATAAGCGTAGAGCCCGCTTTAACTGAAACACAGTTCGATGAAGCACGCTTGCATAGTGAAAAGTTGCTACAACAGCTAGATACTAATCTAATAGCCTTTGGCGAAATGGGGATCGGTAATACCAGTCCAGCAAGTGCTATATTTGCAAAACTATTTAAGCTACCTGTAGAAAATGTGGTTGGACATGGCACTGGCATTGACCAGCAACAATTTAACAACAAACGTTTGCTTATAAGTAAGGCGGTTAAGCGTGTAGACAGCGACCAGCCGCTCGAAATTTTGCGCCAGCTAGGTAGTTTTGAGATTGCTACCATGACCTTTACCATGCTGGAAGCTTCTATACACAACAAATTAATATTGGTTGATGGATTTATTGTAACAAGCGCAGCGGCTATTGCTCTGGCAATCAAACCAAGTATTAGAACTAATTTAGTATTTGCCCATAAATCAAACGAATCCGCACATGGCCAAATGTTAGACAAATTAGCGGTAGAGCCATTGCTTGATCTTTCTTTAAGGCTAGGAGAAGGCACTGGCGCCGCACTTTGCCTTGGGTTAATTGAGGCAGCCGTTAACTTTTACAATGAGATGGCCAGTTTTGAAGATTTGGGAATTGCCTTGTAA
- the cobU gene encoding bifunctional adenosylcobinamide kinase/adenosylcobinamide-phosphate guanylyltransferase, with product MKKNLVIGGVRSGKSRYAEQTAQEYATQLGLPVVYIATAEAFDDEMKSRIERHKHTRPKQWQTIESGPKLVDSLNAVEEPCIILIDCLTVWLNNCLYYQQIDWQEEKQRFLDWLTRTKNAVIMVSNEVGFSITPDNALARQFADEQGWLNQDVARIASTVTFTIAGIAHELKHD from the coding sequence ATGAAGAAAAATTTAGTAATTGGTGGTGTGCGTTCTGGTAAATCCCGTTATGCCGAACAAACAGCGCAAGAATACGCAACTCAGCTAGGACTTCCGGTTGTTTATATTGCAACCGCTGAAGCGTTTGACGATGAAATGAAAAGCCGTATCGAGCGCCACAAACACACGCGCCCTAAGCAGTGGCAAACCATTGAAAGCGGTCCCAAACTTGTTGACTCATTGAATGCAGTTGAAGAACCTTGCATTATATTGATTGATTGCTTAACGGTTTGGCTAAATAACTGTTTGTATTATCAACAAATTGATTGGCAAGAAGAAAAGCAACGCTTTCTTGATTGGTTAACGCGAACTAAAAATGCTGTGATTATGGTAAGTAATGAGGTTGGTTTTTCTATAACACCCGATAATGCATTAGCGCGCCAATTTGCCGATGAGCAAGGTTGGTTAAATCAAGATGTTGCGCGTATTGCAAGCACGGTTACGTTTACCATTGCTGGGATCGCTCATGAACTCAAACACGACTAA
- a CDS encoding histidine phosphatase family protein, protein MNSNTTNIYLLRHGLPEGDKCLRGLTDFAITEHGLSQMQQASDGLTIDAVISSPLKRCCYFAKTYADDKNLSFETMSDFAEMNFGDWDGKPFSELFEHHNSQIMAFFKSPYSVSPPNGETMVAFNQRVTTAFKFVCQQYQGKNLLLVSHAGVMREILQLVLGVQQSDGQFQQSIDLAYASLLKISVINDKGDYFYRLHL, encoded by the coding sequence ATGAACTCAAACACGACTAACATTTACTTACTACGGCATGGGTTACCAGAGGGTGATAAATGCTTACGTGGATTGACGGATTTTGCGATCACCGAACACGGGCTTTCACAAATGCAGCAAGCTAGCGATGGGCTAACTATCGATGCCGTTATAAGCTCGCCACTTAAACGCTGTTGCTACTTTGCAAAAACCTACGCCGATGACAAAAACCTCAGTTTTGAAACGATGAGTGATTTTGCTGAAATGAATTTTGGCGATTGGGATGGCAAACCATTTAGCGAATTATTTGAGCACCATAACAGCCAAATTATGGCATTTTTTAAATCGCCGTATTCGGTATCGCCTCCTAATGGTGAAACCATGGTGGCGTTTAATCAACGTGTAACCACAGCGTTTAAATTTGTCTGTCAGCAGTATCAAGGAAAGAATCTATTACTGGTAAGTCACGCTGGCGTGATGCGCGAAATTCTTCAGTTAGTACTCGGGGTACAACAATCCGATGGGCAGTTTCAGCAATCCATTGATTTAGCCTACGCTAGTTTGTTAAAGATTAGCGTGATAAATGACAAGGGCGACTATTTTTACCGATTACATTTGTAG
- a CDS encoding amidohydrolase: MQRFIPSALVVAMSLGLAACNKQAPQGEHVSINKNPYPSTYQPYESTELLIKNATVLTGTGERLDNADVLILNGQISKVGENLSHASARVIDANGKWVTPGIIDVHSHLGAYPSPSVESHQDGNEMTSPNTAYVWVEHSIWPQDPGFNTARAGGITSLQVLPGSANLFGGRGVTLKNVPAHTMQAMKFPDAPYGLKMACGENPKRVYGSRKESPATRMGNMAGYRSAWAEATEYKLAWEKYDREHKLGLTVDAPERDIKLDTLRGVLDGEIMIHNHCYKAEEMAMMIDLSKEFGYHAGTFHHGIEAYKIADLLADNGSCAALWPDWWGFKMEAYDMVQENIAIVDAVKNSCAIVHSDSDTTIQRLNQEAAKVMYRANENGFDIKEEHAIRWITQNAAISLGVEDKVGSLEAGKQADVVIWNQSPFSVYAQAEQVFIDGAKVYDRNDEKYQAKSDFMLGQQ; encoded by the coding sequence ATGCAAAGATTTATCCCTTCTGCGTTAGTTGTTGCTATGTCACTGGGGCTGGCAGCTTGTAATAAACAAGCACCACAAGGTGAGCACGTTTCAATTAACAAAAATCCATACCCGAGTACTTATCAACCTTATGAAAGTACAGAATTACTGATTAAGAATGCTACCGTATTAACAGGTACTGGCGAACGTCTTGATAATGCAGATGTATTGATTTTAAATGGCCAAATTTCAAAAGTAGGCGAAAACTTAAGTCATGCAAGTGCACGCGTAATTGACGCCAATGGCAAGTGGGTTACTCCGGGTATTATTGATGTACACTCGCATTTAGGTGCCTACCCAAGCCCGTCGGTTGAATCGCACCAAGACGGCAATGAAATGACTAGCCCAAATACCGCTTACGTATGGGTTGAACACTCAATCTGGCCACAAGATCCTGGTTTTAATACTGCCCGTGCTGGTGGTATTACATCACTGCAAGTTTTACCAGGCTCAGCTAATTTATTTGGCGGCCGCGGCGTAACGCTTAAAAACGTACCAGCGCACACCATGCAAGCAATGAAATTCCCAGATGCACCTTATGGTTTAAAAATGGCATGTGGTGAGAACCCGAAACGCGTATATGGTAGCCGCAAAGAGTCACCAGCAACACGTATGGGTAACATGGCTGGCTATCGCAGCGCATGGGCTGAGGCAACAGAATACAAACTTGCTTGGGAAAAATACGATCGCGAGCATAAGTTAGGTTTAACCGTTGATGCACCAGAGCGTGATATTAAACTAGATACACTACGTGGCGTTTTAGATGGCGAGATCATGATCCATAACCACTGCTACAAAGCAGAAGAAATGGCGATGATGATTGACCTATCAAAAGAATTTGGTTACCACGCAGGTACGTTCCACCATGGTATTGAAGCATACAAAATTGCAGACTTACTAGCAGATAACGGCAGCTGTGCTGCACTTTGGCCTGATTGGTGGGGCTTTAAGATGGAAGCTTACGACATGGTGCAAGAAAACATTGCCATTGTTGATGCGGTTAAAAATTCATGTGCCATCGTTCACTCAGATTCAGACACAACAATTCAGCGTCTAAACCAAGAAGCGGCAAAAGTAATGTACCGCGCTAATGAAAACGGTTTTGATATTAAAGAAGAGCATGCTATTCGTTGGATCACGCAAAACGCTGCGATATCGCTGGGTGTTGAAGATAAAGTGGGTAGCCTAGAAGCCGGCAAGCAAGCAGATGTTGTTATTTGGAATCAAAGCCCATTTAGTGTTTACGCACAGGCAGAGCAAGTATTTATTGACGGCGCAAAAGTATATGACCGCAACGATGAAAAATACCAAGCGAAAAGCGACTTTATGTTAGGCCAGCAATAA